One Flagellimonas sp. CMM7 genomic region harbors:
- a CDS encoding DUF6789 family protein — protein sequence MNTKIKKSITVGITATIIMSLVMMITAMFGMPKMSPPKMVSNIVGAPLAVGWVMHFVIGVVFAALYMFLFQPKIKIGNRILRGVVYGIVIFILAQIGFGVLDAIFGGGETPGPEGSMLPMVIGGIMGHIIFAITVVLMVKDPNPS from the coding sequence ATGAACACGAAAATCAAAAAATCCATTACTGTAGGAATTACGGCAACAATAATTATGAGCCTCGTAATGATGATTACCGCAATGTTTGGGATGCCAAAAATGAGCCCGCCCAAAATGGTTTCCAACATTGTTGGAGCGCCCCTTGCCGTGGGATGGGTCATGCACTTTGTTATCGGTGTGGTTTTTGCCGCTCTATATATGTTCTTGTTTCAGCCCAAGATCAAAATAGGCAATAGAATTCTCAGAGGGGTTGTTTATGGGATTGTTATTTTCATTTTGGCGCAGATAGGCTTTGGTGTCCTGGATGCCATATTTGGTGGTGGTGAAACGCCGGGACCAGAAGGCTCCATGCTTCCAATGGTCATTGGTGGTATCATGGGACATATCATTTTTGCTATTACTGTTGTCTTAATGGTTAAAGATCCCAATCCATCCTAA